The Lampris incognitus isolate fLamInc1 chromosome 15, fLamInc1.hap2, whole genome shotgun sequence genomic interval gtgtgtgtgtgtgtggggggggggggtgaagacaaAATATATATTTTGCCAACTTTCTtgccaatgaggattataatgtcaAGTAAAAAAGAATGCAAAATCTTTAACGTCTTACAACAGCGAATATTTTTAAAGACACTGACAAAAGATTTTTGGAGAGGGTCGCAACTTACCACCTCCCCAAGTATGTGTTGATGGTACATTTAAATGTGAGACAAAATGTGAGTTTGAGAGTGAATGAGTTAGAAACCGcgttcatgaggtgctttgcaATTAAAATTGTAGATAAGGTACTCCTGGTGCAGTTCAAAGTCAGCCTGCTTGAAGCGCTGGATCGGCCATCCTTCCTGCAGTCATGACTCAAGCCAAGAACAATTTGTCCCTCCAAGTGACCGCAGGAGGACACCCGAACCTTCATTGCACACTGTGCTAGTTCTCCCCTGGTGTTAAAGGAtaactctgttttttttttacaacctggatctTATTTCTGTAGTTTTTGCTATCATGCATGTCGGTTtgaatatcattttactcactggcttcattttggagactttggacacgggaccacagCTAAACACAGTTTTACAACATTGTCTTACAGGGCAACTGAACATGAGCCTTAAATCTGTGCTTTcaacaaacaataaaaaaagaaagaaaagaaagaaagaaaaatcaaaCTCAAGTgtctcagttagactgtgtaGATGATTTCCCATTTCCTATTATCTATGACCTCTCAGTGGCACTGGCCGGGTAGCATACAGATGGTTACTAACTGCTACCTATGCTAAGTATAGGTtactcattcctgcaagttgaaccagcagTGGCTCAGCAATGCAACTGACCATTGATGATCCTGAACATTTCGGGTAATAACGTTTAACTTGCTGTttcgttttcacttccaaatacaagGTTTAGATAATGAGGTTATATTGGACTTCTTGAAACATATCTGATGCTTGTGGTCAATTACCCCATAAGACACCAATCTAAAGCTTTGTCTAGTGGTTGCCCTGTGTCCAAggatctccacaatgaagctggtgaggAAAATGATACCATAATCGACATGCAGAATGGCAAAAAAACCATGAAAAATAACACCCGGGTTGTAAAAAATTGGAATTTAACTCTGGTTTTGTCTCCTTCGCTCTGGTATGCTGAGAGGCATGGCAAATTTTTTGTGCCACTGAACaagtaaaaaacaacaacatcttATCTCATTTTACTTCCATCTTGGTGGAGCAAATTCTCCTCCTAGGTATAATTTAACTGGCTAAATTATTTTGGGATCAATAGGTAAACCACTCTGTATTGTTGGCACCAAGTTCCACTTGTGGTTTCCgcagcaatttttttttcctcctaccCTCGGAGTAGTCTGAAACTCTAAAACACATGAAAATCCATTAAGTCCGGGCCTGTTTAGGGCTGCATTGATCCTTGACAGAGAGGAAGAAAACCAATTGCAGAAACATTCATTTGAGATAAGTTGATCATGATTAGGTAAACTAAACTCCTGTTCCGGtagcgccgcccccccccccccccggcatctGTTCACATAATATTTGATGTTGTGTAATAAGTTTCTGTACATCTGTACTTAACTGAAAGTGAGGTCTTATTCAACAGCTTCAGAGGTGGTCTGTGTACTGAGATCTTCCAAATGAAAACTTGTGAAATTAAAAACTTAAGATGAATTAGCCGTGGATCAAAGTAAGACCTCCcttcctgtctcctctctctctctctctccctctctctccctctcttgctctcttctctctctcttactcactctctctcttctctctctcttctcccctctctctctcgctagctcgctcactcgctctctcctctctctctcgctctctctctctctctctctctctctctctctcctctctcgcgctctcgctctctctctctctctctctctctctctctctctctctctctctctctctctcctctctcgcgctctcgctctcgctctctctctctctctctccacaagcTGCAGCCACATGTGGTCCTCAGGGCAGCAGCACAGTTTGCTCCAGACATGTGGTTTGATTTAGCGCTGTGGAAAGGTTAAACAGGAAAGTTGGAGAACCGAAAAAGCGCTTTGTCCTTTCATATTATGAAATTTCACCATGTCTCTCTGAGCCATTTGTCAGGGCCACATTACACTTCGGGTTTGCGTACATAGAGACCCTTATCACTCTTATACCTCGACCATGTCGTGTTTTACGTCGCGCTGATAATGCTGTGCCAACGTGGACCGCATAGAGTTCAGATCTATTTGAGGCACATGATGCAATCCTGCATAAATCCAACAATAGTGCCTAAACCTGGTGCAAGcacacagaacagaacagaacagacagtgGATTATACCATCTGCTGCAGTGGAATTTGTATTTGTTTTCAACTATTCCAGATGCACACAAGAACACACTTAAACCATAAATTTGCAGTCCTTGCTATACTGTGTCTTGCTGAGGAACAAAACAGTAGAAATGTCCATTTAGTTGCTGTGAGGATGTGAAATGTCTCGTTAACAAGGATTTGGACCACTTTACCATGCAAGCAGATGACTGCTATCCAATATGGCGACCATAATACTGCACTTTTTTCGTTAAGAAAGGTTTATTTTGGCTTTATCTAGGTTATGTAGAGTTTGTCCCATTTGGGATGAGAAAACAACAAGGAGCAGGGACAGAGTTTATGATGTCCACCTTAAAACCAATATGAAAACCAGACTAAAGGACAACAAGATACCAGACTGCGATGAAACAAACGAATCGGGTcgttaagaaagaaaaaaaatctttattggTTAAAATAGCTTTTCACAGATATGATTAATGAGTTTCGTTTTGCTATCATGCACTTACACACTGTACAACAGTGGATCCTCATGGAATGGCATCATCTGACAAATTTCGTCTCCCGCTAACTGTAACTGGAAGACGTTTTTACTTCGTAGCCTTTCAAGATCGATGCAACCAGCAGTCAAATAAAAGCGCTGTCTGAGAGAATGCACTGTGGAGATTTCTGGGTTGTAGAATAAATTAGTAACATGTATATCAGAAAACACTTGCCACCTAGGTCTTTATTTGTATCATATTACACCCTAACATCAAGATCTCAGTGCAAACGCCATTGTAGCTGTAAAATCCATGAAACAAAAAAATGTAAGTACCGACATACTATGATGCAAAATTGAAAGGAATAAAAcactgaaaacaaaaacaaaacaaaaaaaaatacaaataaacatgAAAACTTCCAAATTTAGATTCATTCTACTAGTGTTTGGTTGTGGAGCTACATTGGCatatacctttttttttcttctttttttttaatataattgaCTAAATATTAGTCCAGATCTATAAGCAGTCTTCTAAAAactcacattttttttaattgtgacaCAGTTAGCTTGATTTACAGTACTAAATATCTATTTCTCAAGCAGCAATGATTACATTgagtttgaaaaacaaaaaaataccaccaaacaaaaaaacaaaacaaaaaaagatcatTCACTCCAATAGGTAAAACACATATCATATTCATTCTACGCCCTTCCTCTACCACCCACGAAAAAAAAGAAGGATAAAGAGAACGGAACACTTTTGaatggaaaataaaataaagcctTTCTTTCAACAGATGTTTCCAGGACACAGATAAAAGcagataaaaatttaaaaaaaggttaCTGTGTTATTGGCCTTACAGCAGGCTGGAACCCAAAACCTTCGGCCTGCTCTtctcaaaaaaaggaaaaaagacaaATCAATCCACAAAGTTAAAACATAAACGGACACCAATTCACATAAATTCAAAGTTTTTCAGGAAACAACGAGCCACTGTAACTGACAAAACTTGAACGCTCTTTCCTTTAGGGAATTAAAAACAAatattgcttcttcttctttttctttttttttcaatttcactgTAAATAAATATGCAGTTTTTGGGTTGTGAccttacatcttctctctgtgaATATATGAGACCTTTTCTGTGAATAGTAGTcaaattttattttttctctcttaGTGGTGGGTGTCCTGCAGATGCCAAGCAATAAATAAATAGTCATTGACACTAATATGGAGCATTCCCCTCGAAACCCTGTTTTACAAGAAGTTACATGAAAAGGATTGGCATGAGGATTATTATCCAAGTGGTTGTTGCTTAACATGACGTTGCACTTTTGTCTACACAATGGCACTTGAAgaacgacaaaaaaaaaataaagaaaaagaaaaaagaaatgctcTTGATGTAACCATTTCTAAACTCAAGTGTGATTATAACACGGGAAATGAGATTAAACAGTTATGAGGAACATAAAAATGGAGAGAACTGTATAAATAATGCTGATTCACACATTGAGTCTTACATACACGAGCACAAGAGCGACTCTACGCAAAGTGTGGCCGACAAGTCGAGCCACTGTAAAGAGGCTATCTTATACTGGAGTGCAATCTTTCTAATGTggaatgttgtgtgtttgtgtgtgtgtgtgtgtgtgtgtgtgtgtgtgtgtgtgtgtgtgtgtgcgtgtgtgagacagagagaagccCTCTTATGTTgcactgaaaaacaaaaaacaaaacaatactgTTGTAAGGACCAGTTACTGTTAGGAAGACTCTTACACCATTCCTGCTGTTCTGCCTTGTTAAAGCTGGGTTAGCTCCACTAAAAAAAGTTTCAGTAAAAGTCATCACTAAAAACACATTGTAGTACCTCCGACAGTGTTAAGTAACATTTTTTTATGTCTCTTTTATCGACTAAGAGTCTCTAGGTTGAAGACAGTGATTGAGGTTAGCCCCGCCTCCTCTATCGGTAACTTTTTCTCCGTGCACTTCCTGGTTTCTCTGGCTGTGGCCAAACCTCCACTTGCTTCAGTGGACACATGGCAGGTAGGAGACAGGAAGGTGGGGGGGTTCGGGATTAGACATCTAGATCGTCTGGTCGTGCCCTGCTGCTCATCCGGCTGCTTGCCCGACTGCACGGCCTGGCGTCCATCAGTGGCAGCGGCTGCATCTCATGTCCCGCAGTTGAGGATGACAGTTTCTTATGCTCATGGGTATCATCTGGGAAATCAAAGGCTTGTGCGTGGGAGTTTGAAATAGTGCTGCCACCGCCGTTCTGGCCGAGCCGGTTCTGCTCCGTCGAGTAGTTGGCCCAGTTCTGCTCGTTGGCTTGCTTGTTGTAATTACGGCACGAGCCGGTTCCTCGCTCACCTGTAGCCAGCTTGTACCCGGGTGGGGACATTGGAGAGAGTGGGGCAGTTGGGGAGGAGCAGCCATTATAGTAAGCATACTTGGTGGTGGACAGTTCTTTGGGGGTCGGGCTCAGGGTACCTCCACCAGGGTAGAGCGTGGGCTGCTGTTTGCCCTTGACGCGGTCTTTGATCCTCTTGAAAAAGACGTAGAACAGCTCGATGACGTTGAGCAGCAAGGAGACCAGCGAGACCACCAGCATGAAAATGATGAAAACCGTTTTCTCTGTGGGCCGAGACAGGAAACAGTCCACCCTGTGGGGGCAGGGCGACCGCTCGCAGGTGTAGACTGCAGCCAGGCTGAAGCCATACATATACCACTGGATCATGAGAAAGCCCACCTCGAAGATGGACTTGAAGAAGATGCTGACAATGTAGGTCCTCAGCAAGGCCCCCTTCATCTTCACCTTGCCGTGCTCCTCCAGTCCGTGCTTCAGCTTCTTCATCTCGATTTTCTTCAGCGGGATGTCAACATCCCCGCCGTCGTTCTGCACAGCCTTGAGCTCCTCCTCCTTCCTGTTAAGCTTTTGCTCCTTCCTCATCAGGTAGAAGACATGAGCCAGGTAGAGGAGAGTGGGTGTGGAGACGAAAATGATCTGCAAAACCCAGAAGCGGACGTGTGAGATGGGGAAAGACTTGTCATAGCAGACGTTCTCACAACCGGGCTGTTGGGTGTTGCATTTGAAGGCAGACTGCTCGTCTCCCCAGGCTGACTCCACGGCAGTGCCCAGGACCAGGATCCggaagatgaagaggacggaGAGCCAGACCTTGCCTCCAGCTGTGGAATAGGCCTGGACCTTGTCCAGCAGACGACCCAGAGCACTCCAGTCACCCATCCTCAAGGAGTGTTAgctggagaaacagagagaacagGGTGGGGGAGGTGGTAAATGACTTGAAAACATCAAGCAAACTCTCACATTGACCCTGTGGGATGGAGCAAAGGGTCAGGACTTGTATATTGTTGATGAAAACTAGAAAACTGCCCTTTATGAAATAAGATGTCAAAAGCAGAGtgtcccaaaaacaaaacaaaaaaaataatccaATTATCAAAATTAGGGAAAAAAAGATGTATTAAATTGATGCCATCATGACTGTATCTATCAGGCCTTTATACCTAGTTTAGGGCCAAAGTAAGACTATCAAACCAAGAGATGTGTTGATATTTGTCTTGAAATGTCCCTTGAAAGTTTAGAAACCCCAGCTCATCACGCTCAGAAGCACCTTTGAGAGATGCTGCGTGTCTCTTCGGATGCTCTAGTAACACATATCATAAAAGTGAGCTGGGTAGGCGCGGTGTAAAATGTTTAAGAGACATTCGCACAAACAAACAGAGCGAATCCCTTTCATCAGCATGACTATAAAAACCTGGACCCATGAGCTGGTTTTCATCAGCCCATTGTTGGTTAACAACTCCAATAAACAGGGAAGAATGCAAAAATGAAGGATGTGGAGGGAAAGTTGAAGATATCGTGCATGTTTAGACGCATAGTTTTGGTCTCGTTTGGTGTTGAGAGAATCTTAAAAGTAAAACGCTCCCTTGGTGTACAATTAGACCTCTCTCATAGCCAGATGCAGTTGCTAGCATGGATTGCTTTTCCCCGATTGTGAGGCATCACTTTTGGTCGCGAGCAGTTTATACAATATTCATTTCAGACTGGGTTGCAGTCAAACATTTTCCGTCCCATTTGCCCTCAGACAAACACAAGACAACGCTGACGTTTTCCCGAAAACAGACGTCGAGCTCGGCTAAACGTCGCCTTTGACTTGCATGAGGTCAAGGAAGGATACCTACCGAATGTGGGCTTGCACAGCTTTGGGCTGTCAGGGCCTTTTCGAGGAACTCTGCAGCCCACCATGTGC includes:
- the gja1b gene encoding gap junction alpha-1 protein, with product MGDWSALGRLLDKVQAYSTAGGKVWLSVLFIFRILVLGTAVESAWGDEQSAFKCNTQQPGCENVCYDKSFPISHVRFWVLQIIFVSTPTLLYLAHVFYLMRKEQKLNRKEEELKAVQNDGGDVDIPLKKIEMKKLKHGLEEHGKVKMKGALLRTYIVSIFFKSIFEVGFLMIQWYMYGFSLAAVYTCERSPCPHRVDCFLSRPTEKTVFIIFMLVVSLVSLLLNVIELFYVFFKRIKDRVKGKQQPTLYPGGGTLSPTPKELSTTKYAYYNGCSSPTAPLSPMSPPGYKLATGERGTGSCRNYNKQANEQNWANYSTEQNRLGQNGGGSTISNSHAQAFDFPDDTHEHKKLSSSTAGHEMQPLPLMDARPCSRASSRMSSRARPDDLDV